In Mucilaginibacter boryungensis, a single window of DNA contains:
- a CDS encoding RagB/SusD family nutrient uptake outer membrane protein produces the protein MKKKIYMALIGLITIGAVSCKKDYLNVTPPDKIDAQTFFNNATDLQVYTNDFYDLVPVSSGLVYTVYTDDASSDNILPLLATDRVKGARVTPVARGSGGWNFAALRSINYFLANYGKCPDAAAKQKYGGIARYFRAYFYYDKVKTFGDVPLYTHVLTADDPDLYRARDSRTVVMDTVLADINYAIANIPKTVQVNTITGYTALALKARICLFEGTWRKYHGIANYQTMLNEAVSAADALISSGAYKLYTAGGPATAYRDYFARIDQDATETILARDYNKTFPPTNGVNYFMTSATGGAYGIPKDMINTYLMKDGTRFTDIPNYQTKQFYDEMQNRDPRLTQTTAGPDFAAYGETAREPVNLSITTTGYRVIKALSTRDQWVSNGGYADFILFRYAEALLVYAEAKAELGTLTQADLDKSVNLLRARAGMPNMNMAAANASPDPFLLTQYPNVDKGANKGVILEIRRERRIEMFNEGLRWDDLMRWKEGKKIEQPLLGIYFPSLGAFDFNNDGKTDVYLHNGNASGAPTGTSSIVNVTQKALTNGTSGNFFPLKGITITFDENKDYLYPIPSEDITLNPKIVQNPGWK, from the coding sequence ATGAAAAAGAAGATATACATGGCATTAATTGGTTTAATTACCATTGGCGCCGTAAGCTGTAAAAAAGACTACCTTAATGTAACACCACCTGATAAAATAGACGCACAGACGTTTTTTAACAATGCTACGGACCTGCAGGTGTACACAAACGATTTTTATGACCTGGTACCGGTTTCGTCGGGACTTGTATATACTGTTTACACAGATGATGCATCGTCTGACAACATATTGCCCCTGCTGGCTACCGACCGTGTAAAAGGCGCCCGGGTTACGCCTGTAGCGCGTGGATCAGGCGGTTGGAATTTTGCCGCTTTACGTTCGATAAACTATTTTCTGGCAAATTATGGTAAATGTCCCGATGCTGCTGCAAAGCAAAAATATGGCGGTATAGCCCGCTATTTCAGAGCATATTTTTATTACGATAAGGTAAAAACTTTTGGCGATGTACCCCTATACACACATGTGTTAACTGCGGATGACCCAGATCTTTACCGTGCACGTGATTCACGCACGGTGGTGATGGATACCGTGCTGGCCGATATTAACTACGCTATTGCCAACATCCCTAAAACTGTGCAGGTTAACACCATTACCGGGTACACCGCATTGGCTTTAAAAGCCCGCATTTGTTTGTTTGAGGGTACGTGGCGCAAATATCATGGTATTGCCAATTATCAAACCATGCTTAACGAAGCTGTTTCGGCTGCCGATGCATTGATCAGTTCGGGGGCTTACAAACTATATACAGCTGGTGGCCCGGCTACCGCCTACCGAGATTACTTTGCCCGTATAGATCAGGATGCTACAGAAACAATCTTAGCGCGGGATTATAACAAAACTTTTCCGCCCACAAACGGTGTAAACTATTTTATGACCTCGGCTACCGGTGGCGCCTACGGGATCCCTAAGGATATGATAAACACCTACCTGATGAAAGATGGCACACGTTTTACAGACATCCCTAATTATCAAACCAAGCAATTTTACGATGAAATGCAAAATCGCGACCCGCGCCTGACCCAAACCACCGCCGGCCCCGACTTTGCGGCCTACGGCGAAACCGCTCGCGAGCCTGTTAATTTGAGCATTACTACTACCGGTTACCGGGTTATTAAAGCGCTTTCAACACGTGATCAATGGGTGTCTAACGGAGGTTACGCAGACTTTATCTTATTCAGATACGCTGAAGCCTTATTGGTTTATGCTGAGGCGAAAGCTGAATTGGGCACTTTAACCCAGGCCGATCTGGATAAATCTGTGAACTTACTGCGTGCGCGCGCCGGCATGCCAAACATGAACATGGCTGCGGCAAATGCCAGTCCCGACCCATTTTTGCTGACCCAGTATCCTAACGTAGATAAGGGTGCGAATAAAGGGGTTATTTTGGAAATCCGTCGTGAACGCCGCATTGAAATGTTTAACGAAGGCCTGCGCTGGGATGACCTGATGCGCTGGAAAGAAGGTAAAAAAATAGAACAGCCGCTATTAGGCATCTATTTTCCAAGCCTGGGAGCGTTTGATTTTAATAACGATGGCAAAACCGATGTTTACCTGCACAATGGCAACGCATCCGGCGCACCGACTGGCACATCCAGCATTGTTAACGTCACGCAAAAAGCGCTTACCAATGGCACCTCGGGCAATTTCTTCCCACTAAAAGGTATCACCATTACTTTTGATGAGAATAAGGATTATTTATACCCTATACCATCTGAAGATATTACGTTAAACCCCAAAATTGTTCAAAACCCTGGTTGGAAATAG
- a CDS encoding TonB-dependent receptor has product MKFYVFTKAMPKVWLPPKLLMVMKLTTLFLVLALVQVSAKSFSQRITLDENNAPLKKVLRAIESQSGYVFFYDSKDVKQKVNIHISDASIEDALTECFKNIALSYKIVDKTILLQQRPVTAAMAEAAFAPITVRGKVIDSKGVPLIGATIRSKKSNKAVVADVNGTFEIKDIPADDILLITYTGYVSKEIAANDPSLSNVVLLEDIKAVNEVVVVGYGTQKRVNLTGAVAQISSEDLGYHPTPNIANSLQGLLPGLNIQANTGNPGDKPDINIRGFNSVNGGSPLILIDGIQGDIDRVNPLDVETVTVLKDAASAAIYGARGSFGVILITTKKGKAGNTVVNYTNNFGRTTPIVRTDYISDPYEYGKIVDAFLSGYNGTNYTNYTDADYAKERQVADGTLAPFNEKQADGSYKFFGKTNWYDMLFRKWQPSQTHNLSISGGNDKVQGYLSGRAYNVGTIQANVDAKLIKYNIKGNLNYNINKWLSISDNIQVSTADMTEYGGSKAGYVSSTGIYNGNTYYFLFPFMPSSIDGVPYDFNGYGEVAALGDKSSFQKTYSEQFVNTLSARLTPIKDLVFNFDYSNTVNHAAVTTRENPITYLTTLKANLQTVGLNTLTEQRNRNYYNALNIYGTYSKSLFNDAHHFKLLLGYNQEDFSADNITAEQGNLLVSNLSSLNLGTNLLQATGNGSLWAIRGYFGRFNYDYKNKYLLEINGRYDGSSRFPITSRYGFFPSVSAGWYVSHEGFFKPLQKAIGSLKLRGSYGQLGNQNIDLYTFSQILSAGQTFWLANGAKLNYVGAPAPLPSVVTWENSKTIDFGADLGLFNDHFNVSFDWYEKNVSGMYVPGQPLPSVFGASEPKENIASLRDRGFELQLSYNTNFDLAGSPLRLKTTFSLYNFVGVITKYPNPSGLMSAFYEGQKLGDIYGYHIDGQFQSDAEAAAYQAKFVNPATSLGQVYNYEINIVQNAQWKGLHAGDIKYVDVNGDGAINKGKNTVADHGDLVKIGNVMPKFPFGFNFSADWKNFDVMVAGTGVMHQDWYPTGDIYWGPYERPYLSFIRKDLITNAWTPENPGNTYPQAVRGYASLGTLRSLGEINDYYLTNVGYLRVKNLTIGYTFPLKLTKKAGIDRLRVYFTGENLFTWSFGGLTKYIDPETAGSGIDYSSPQNVYTSASSGAIARAGESYPLGKVYSLGLSITL; this is encoded by the coding sequence ATGAAATTTTATGTTTTTACTAAAGCTATGCCCAAGGTGTGGCTCCCTCCTAAATTATTGATGGTGATGAAATTAACTACCCTTTTCCTTGTTTTGGCATTGGTGCAGGTTAGCGCAAAAAGTTTCAGTCAGCGTATTACGCTCGATGAAAATAACGCGCCATTAAAAAAGGTATTAAGAGCCATTGAATCGCAGTCTGGCTATGTGTTCTTTTACGATTCAAAAGACGTTAAGCAAAAAGTTAATATCCATATTAGTGATGCTTCCATTGAAGACGCATTGACCGAATGTTTCAAAAACATCGCGCTAAGCTATAAAATAGTGGATAAAACTATTTTACTGCAGCAAAGGCCGGTTACCGCCGCAATGGCTGAAGCCGCTTTTGCCCCTATTACCGTGCGGGGCAAGGTTATAGACAGCAAGGGGGTGCCTTTAATCGGTGCTACTATACGTTCAAAAAAATCGAACAAAGCTGTGGTTGCCGATGTGAACGGTACGTTTGAGATCAAAGACATCCCGGCTGATGATATTTTATTGATCACTTATACGGGGTATGTTTCAAAGGAGATTGCCGCTAACGATCCCAGTTTAAGTAATGTGGTATTGCTGGAAGATATCAAGGCGGTAAATGAAGTAGTGGTAGTAGGTTACGGCACACAAAAAAGAGTGAACTTAACCGGCGCTGTCGCCCAAATATCAAGTGAGGATCTGGGTTATCATCCAACCCCAAATATTGCCAATTCTTTGCAGGGGTTATTACCGGGTTTAAATATCCAGGCCAATACGGGTAATCCGGGCGATAAACCCGATATCAATATTCGTGGCTTTAATTCGGTAAACGGTGGCTCACCGTTGATATTGATTGATGGTATACAAGGCGATATCGACCGAGTAAACCCGCTGGACGTCGAAACGGTAACCGTTTTAAAGGATGCGGCTTCGGCTGCGATTTATGGTGCCCGCGGTTCTTTTGGTGTGATATTGATTACCACCAAAAAAGGCAAAGCTGGTAATACAGTGGTTAACTATACCAATAACTTTGGCCGCACCACGCCAATTGTGCGCACCGATTATATCTCTGACCCGTACGAATACGGCAAAATCGTCGATGCTTTCTTATCAGGGTATAATGGCACTAATTACACCAACTATACCGATGCCGATTACGCCAAAGAGCGCCAGGTAGCCGATGGTACTTTAGCGCCTTTTAACGAAAAGCAAGCCGATGGTAGCTACAAATTTTTTGGTAAAACCAATTGGTACGATATGCTTTTCAGGAAATGGCAGCCATCGCAAACACACAATCTTTCTATTTCAGGGGGTAACGATAAGGTGCAGGGCTATTTATCGGGCCGGGCTTACAATGTTGGTACCATACAGGCTAATGTTGACGCTAAGCTTATTAAATACAATATCAAAGGCAACTTGAACTACAACATTAACAAATGGCTCAGCATTTCTGACAACATACAGGTAAGCACCGCCGACATGACGGAATATGGCGGTTCTAAAGCAGGCTATGTTAGTTCAACCGGCATTTACAATGGTAATACTTATTACTTTTTATTCCCGTTTATGCCCAGCAGTATAGATGGCGTACCTTACGATTTTAACGGTTATGGCGAAGTTGCCGCTTTGGGCGATAAAAGCAGCTTTCAAAAAACTTATTCAGAGCAATTTGTAAATACGCTTAGCGCGCGTTTAACACCAATTAAAGACCTGGTGTTTAACTTTGACTATAGCAATACAGTTAATCACGCCGCTGTTACCACACGCGAAAACCCTATTACTTATTTAACTACCCTAAAAGCGAATTTACAGACGGTAGGTTTAAACACCCTCACCGAACAGCGTAACCGCAACTATTACAATGCGCTGAACATATATGGTACTTACAGCAAAAGCTTATTTAATGATGCCCATCATTTTAAATTGCTATTGGGTTACAACCAGGAAGACTTTAGTGCCGATAACATTACCGCCGAACAGGGAAACTTACTGGTAAGCAATTTATCAAGTTTGAACCTGGGTACTAACTTATTGCAGGCGACAGGAAATGGCAGCCTTTGGGCTATTCGGGGATACTTTGGCCGGTTTAATTACGATTATAAAAACAAATATTTATTAGAAATTAACGGCCGGTATGATGGGTCTTCCCGCTTCCCCATAACCAGTCGCTATGGTTTCTTCCCATCGGTATCAGCCGGTTGGTACGTTAGTCACGAAGGTTTTTTCAAACCATTGCAAAAGGCTATCGGTTCGTTAAAACTGAGGGGATCATATGGCCAGTTGGGTAACCAGAACATCGACCTGTATACCTTCTCGCAAATCCTTTCGGCCGGCCAAACTTTTTGGTTAGCTAACGGAGCAAAACTTAACTATGTAGGCGCCCCTGCGCCATTGCCAAGTGTGGTAACCTGGGAGAATTCAAAAACGATAGATTTTGGTGCCGACCTTGGCTTATTTAACGATCATTTTAATGTGTCGTTCGATTGGTATGAGAAAAACGTATCGGGTATGTATGTTCCCGGCCAACCGTTGCCATCGGTTTTCGGAGCTTCAGAGCCCAAAGAAAATATTGCCAGCCTGCGCGATAGAGGGTTCGAGCTACAATTAAGCTACAATACCAACTTTGATTTGGCTGGTTCTCCGTTGCGCCTTAAAACCACATTCAGCCTTTACAACTTTGTAGGTGTAATAACGAAATATCCTAACCCAAGCGGCTTAATGAGCGCATTTTATGAAGGCCAGAAATTAGGCGATATTTATGGCTACCACATTGATGGACAGTTCCAATCGGACGCGGAGGCGGCAGCCTATCAGGCTAAGTTTGTAAACCCGGCAACATCATTAGGCCAAGTATACAACTACGAGATAAACATTGTGCAAAACGCACAATGGAAAGGCCTGCATGCCGGTGATATTAAATACGTAGATGTTAATGGTGACGGTGCTATCAATAAAGGTAAAAACACCGTTGCCGATCATGGCGACCTGGTTAAAATCGGTAACGTAATGCCTAAATTTCCGTTCGGCTTTAACTTCAGCGCCGATTGGAAAAATTTTGATGTGATGGTAGCAGGTACAGGTGTTATGCACCAGGATTGGTATCCAACCGGTGATATTTACTGGGGGCCATACGAAAGGCCATATCTTTCATTTATCCGTAAAGACTTAATCACCAATGCCTGGACGCCAGAGAATCCCGGTAATACTTATCCGCAGGCGGTAAGGGGCTATGCTTCATTAGGCACTTTACGGTCATTGGGCGAGATTAACGACTATTACCTGACCAATGTAGGTTATTTACGGGTGAAAAACCTAACCATAGGCTACACCTTCCCCTTAAAGCTGACCAAAAAAGCTGGCATTGATAGGTTACGTGTATACTTCACTGGCGAAAACCTATTTACCTGGAGCTTTGGCGGCCTTACAAAATACATCGACCCGGAAACTGCAGGCTCGGGCATTGATTATTCAAGTCCACAAAACGTGTATACCAGTGCCAGTTCGGGTGCAATAGCCCGTGCCGGCGAATCTTATCCGTTAGGCAAAGTTTATTCACTTGGTTTAAGCATTACTTTATAA
- a CDS encoding carboxylate--amine ligase codes for MSKILVTDCWTRKTLSAVRSLGREGLIVDAVSHTRIAPGIYSSFVRQYFIVPDPKKDPEGYLRSILELLQREQYACIMPFEESSIELFLNARAQIEQYARLPIPSAKAYHAANNKWEVLQLAKKLNIPMPQSHRPETPAEVDEALNALQFPIIIKPVSSSGSRGIKKVTNRQQFDKDYAEVVKAYGYPIIQECIDWQGEGCGVGILAQDGDILANFSYKRLREFPVQGGPSTLRESTADDETKLYAANLLKELNWDGVAMVEFKRDPVTKVPKLMEINPRFWGSLDLSYVAGVNFPYLLYLFATGQQVMQPIYKTGTIGRWLLPGDLAHFLGNPNRFKMEPSFFNFINDNTYYDDFKKDDIKGNIATVLCTIAMVFDPEIWKIGVFRK; via the coding sequence ATGTCTAAAATACTGGTTACTGACTGTTGGACACGGAAAACGCTATCAGCTGTGCGCTCACTGGGGCGTGAAGGTTTGATAGTTGACGCGGTTTCCCATACCCGCATAGCACCAGGGATATATTCGTCATTTGTGCGCCAATATTTCATCGTACCAGATCCCAAAAAAGACCCGGAAGGCTACCTGAGATCGATACTTGAATTACTGCAGCGTGAGCAGTATGCATGTATCATGCCATTTGAAGAATCGTCTATCGAATTGTTTTTAAACGCCCGTGCGCAAATAGAACAATACGCCAGATTGCCCATACCATCGGCAAAAGCCTACCATGCCGCAAATAACAAGTGGGAGGTGTTGCAATTGGCCAAAAAGTTAAATATACCCATGCCGCAAAGCCACCGGCCCGAAACTCCCGCTGAAGTAGACGAGGCTTTAAACGCACTGCAATTCCCCATCATTATTAAACCGGTAAGCAGCAGCGGGTCACGTGGTATAAAAAAAGTAACGAACAGACAGCAGTTTGATAAAGATTATGCCGAAGTTGTAAAAGCCTACGGTTACCCAATTATACAAGAATGCATTGATTGGCAGGGCGAGGGTTGCGGAGTTGGCATATTGGCACAGGACGGAGATATTCTGGCCAATTTTAGTTATAAACGCTTGCGCGAATTCCCGGTACAAGGCGGTCCCAGCACCCTGCGTGAAAGCACAGCCGACGATGAAACAAAATTGTATGCCGCCAACCTGCTGAAAGAACTGAACTGGGATGGTGTGGCCATGGTTGAGTTTAAACGTGATCCGGTAACTAAAGTGCCTAAGCTTATGGAAATAAACCCCAGGTTTTGGGGGTCGTTGGATTTGAGTTATGTTGCGGGAGTAAATTTCCCCTACCTGTTGTATTTGTTTGCCACCGGGCAGCAAGTTATGCAGCCCATTTACAAAACCGGGACTATAGGCCGATGGCTTTTGCCGGGTGATCTGGCGCATTTTTTAGGTAACCCCAACCGGTTTAAAATGGAGCCCTCATTCTTTAATTTTATTAATGATAATACTTATTATGATGACTTTAAAAAAGACGATATTAAAGGCAACATAGCTACTGTATTATGTACTATTGCGATGGTGTTTGACCCGGAAATATGGAAAATAGGTGTGTTTAGGAAGTAA
- a CDS encoding SGNH/GDSL hydrolase family protein: MKRSIMFGIGRKLTATAFIILLTAVPSHLQAQAKKQVYTNAATLYTSGKMFTTVQPFQRVDTVNYKAMPAAVKRLYTYSAGLAVCFSTNSTSITAKWCVNKPVTYPNLTPIASKGLDLYVHKNGKWQYSGVGRPDKDCSNGVLVENMDNSEKSFTLYLPIYSELSSLEIGIDSGSYIKSRPETKKRVLVYGSSITEGASASRPGLAYPAALSRRLGFDFINAGVSGSAKMEPAVIAMLNDVKADAYILDCIPNSSDAVVKERALNMIKAIQAAHPGKPIIMLNSIVREQSFVDAKVNAMVKAQNMAIDSIAHNLLKIKTKDFYYLDTNGFLGDDHEGSTDGIHPNDLGSFRFVEKLQPLIEPILRKYLR, translated from the coding sequence ATGAAACGATCAATCATGTTTGGCATTGGCCGCAAATTAACAGCGACGGCCTTCATTATTTTATTAACCGCGGTACCTTCCCACCTGCAAGCGCAAGCCAAAAAGCAGGTTTATACTAATGCCGCCACGCTGTATACATCGGGTAAAATGTTTACAACAGTACAACCCTTCCAACGAGTTGATACCGTTAACTACAAAGCAATGCCGGCTGCTGTTAAACGCTTGTATACCTATTCAGCAGGGTTAGCGGTTTGCTTTAGTACTAATAGTACCAGTATTACCGCCAAATGGTGCGTAAACAAACCCGTTACCTACCCCAATCTTACACCAATAGCCAGTAAAGGGTTAGATCTGTATGTACACAAAAATGGCAAGTGGCAATATTCAGGTGTAGGGCGGCCGGATAAAGATTGTAGCAATGGTGTATTGGTGGAAAATATGGATAACAGCGAAAAAAGTTTCACCCTGTACCTGCCCATCTATTCCGAATTGAGCAGTCTTGAAATAGGTATCGACTCGGGTAGTTACATCAAATCGCGCCCCGAAACTAAAAAGCGCGTATTAGTGTATGGCTCAAGCATTACCGAAGGAGCCTCGGCGAGTCGCCCCGGCTTGGCCTATCCGGCCGCACTATCGCGCCGTTTAGGGTTCGATTTTATAAATGCCGGTGTCAGTGGTAGTGCAAAAATGGAACCAGCGGTTATAGCTATGCTTAATGATGTTAAAGCTGATGCGTACATATTGGATTGTATCCCCAACTCATCGGATGCGGTGGTGAAAGAGCGCGCATTGAATATGATCAAAGCCATACAAGCGGCACATCCCGGTAAACCCATCATCATGCTGAACAGCATTGTGCGCGAACAAAGCTTTGTTGATGCCAAAGTTAATGCTATGGTAAAAGCGCAGAACATGGCCATAGATAGTATTGCCCATAATCTGCTAAAAATTAAAACCAAAGATTTCTATTACCTCGATACCAATGGCTTTTTAGGCGACGACCACGAGGGCAGCACCGATGGTATTCATCCGAATGACTTAGGTAGTTTCCGTTTTGTAGAAAAACTGCAACCACTTATTGAACCCATACTACGAAAATATTTAAGATAA
- a CDS encoding phosphodiester glycosidase family protein, whose amino-acid sequence MKKYPVLLCALLLSIRLFAQTDSVALVHATWSVKKINAKVYWKTTHLTNHSLFGANENISIIVIPAHTKSVRLIVGYSDSLETTSQQAKRYHALAGINGSFFKMRGADPDSHPELNHVPKLEPSKLAYNRSGTYLRKDGILITPNKIAAKQTARRRPQLGVLALSDSGATILKPDTLNFEWENTISARDIMTSGPLLIIDNKNMPIGTDDFSRKRHPRTAVGKLADGTTMLLVVDGRFEESAGMNLIELQQTMRWLGCVTALNLDGGGSSAMYIKGEPDHGIVNYPSDNKKYDHAGEREVANTVLVVP is encoded by the coding sequence ATGAAAAAGTACCCCGTGCTGCTTTGCGCGTTATTATTAAGCATCCGTTTATTCGCGCAAACAGATTCTGTTGCGTTAGTGCATGCCACTTGGTCGGTTAAAAAAATAAATGCTAAAGTTTACTGGAAAACCACGCACCTTACCAATCATAGCTTATTTGGCGCAAACGAGAATATCAGTATCATCGTTATACCTGCGCATACCAAAAGTGTACGTTTAATAGTGGGGTACTCCGATTCGCTGGAAACAACCTCGCAGCAAGCCAAACGTTACCATGCGCTGGCAGGCATTAATGGTTCGTTCTTTAAAATGCGTGGTGCCGACCCTGACAGCCACCCAGAATTAAACCATGTGCCCAAACTGGAACCTTCTAAACTGGCCTACAACCGATCCGGTACGTACCTGCGTAAAGATGGTATTTTGATTACCCCTAATAAAATTGCCGCAAAACAAACTGCCCGCAGACGTCCCCAATTAGGTGTGCTTGCACTAAGCGATAGCGGAGCGACTATTTTAAAACCCGATACATTAAATTTTGAATGGGAGAATACAATAAGTGCCCGTGATATCATGACGTCGGGGCCTTTGCTAATAATTGATAATAAGAATATGCCTATTGGAACCGATGACTTTAGCAGGAAACGCCACCCGCGTACCGCTGTGGGCAAACTAGCCGATGGTACAACGATGCTATTGGTAGTTGATGGCCGTTTCGAAGAATCGGCTGGGATGAACCTTATAGAACTTCAGCAAACCATGCGTTGGCTGGGCTGCGTTACCGCCCTTAACCTTGATGGTGGCGGATCATCTGCCATGTACATTAAGGGCGAACCCGACCATGGTATAGTCAATTATCCATCAGATAACAAGAAGTACGACCATGCCGGTGAGCGCGAAGTTGCAAATACTGTTTTAGTAGTTCCTTAA
- a CDS encoding phosphodiester glycosidase family protein → MKNFIYVCFALAIGMCSCKKPLNSVTPVDATGSAFGSPKLKENGIVASNDSAFYVSTYAGTAGTYGTTNGSTPSTSTFHTPEGLAFDSNGNMFVADCGNNLIRKITPAGVVSTFAGSTTAGLVDGTGTAARFDSPIRIAIDGSNNIYVADRDNNRIRKITSAGVVTTIAGGGTAPNSFNFPIDVAVTSDGSTLYVADAHNNVIKKIAHSGSSYTTSVYAGSGTAGFLAGTGTAAEFNNPSGVAIDAAGSVIVADRNNNCIRKITTAKAVYRLAGVAGTSYDVDADNGVATFGQPYGVTVANDGCIYVTDIGYHQIRRISNSGSYVNTVAGTGGYNGTTDGRFNTKFDTPTSIAIDNSGNFYVADAFNHTIRKLTPETRVIQFTEGWTPMDTSTYAGVKWYRYRGNRFYLPSAATNKSQNINVIDIDLSVNHLDFKHIDVQANHTTVSNIIGSPTNVIAAMSGTFATGSNGKFCAYLRNSGTSYWLADSWTQGANAGDHTRYWHYHDAMFYVDASGNPGMEQSDMNQDPFSPTLRPYMMSGAPLLIRNSVPIENNTLLKTDWGVTSPTTPQNLRDIIAARSIVALPIINNHILLICIDGIEIPYGGTATDDCYALGSVTAPARYGMTTADATEFVQRFFHPTWAINMDGGGSSSMYMMGVTSAKEGNNGGVSGGISVIDYPDWDGSCSAIPGTPHDQYYQQRITMQDAICVIAGH, encoded by the coding sequence ATGAAAAATTTTATCTATGTATGTTTTGCATTGGCCATAGGTATGTGCTCGTGCAAAAAACCTTTAAATTCTGTAACACCGGTTGACGCCACAGGTTCAGCCTTCGGCTCGCCTAAACTTAAAGAAAACGGCATTGTAGCCAGCAACGATTCGGCTTTCTATGTGTCTACTTATGCTGGCACTGCGGGTACTTATGGTACTACAAACGGCTCCACGCCCTCAACTTCTACCTTCCATACCCCCGAAGGTTTAGCGTTCGATTCGAATGGTAATATGTTTGTTGCCGACTGCGGCAATAACCTTATCCGCAAAATCACTCCGGCGGGTGTGGTATCTACGTTTGCGGGGTCAACCACAGCCGGGTTAGTTGATGGCACGGGCACTGCGGCACGGTTCGATTCGCCTATCAGGATAGCTATCGATGGCTCGAATAACATCTATGTCGCCGACCGCGACAACAACCGTATCCGTAAAATAACCTCAGCAGGTGTAGTAACAACTATCGCCGGCGGCGGCACAGCCCCCAATTCTTTTAACTTTCCTATCGATGTTGCTGTTACATCGGACGGTTCGACACTTTACGTGGCAGATGCACATAACAATGTCATTAAAAAAATTGCGCACAGTGGCTCCTCTTATACCACTTCGGTTTACGCCGGATCGGGCACGGCTGGCTTTTTGGCTGGTACCGGTACAGCCGCCGAGTTCAATAACCCTTCAGGTGTGGCAATTGATGCTGCCGGTAGCGTTATAGTTGCCGACCGTAATAATAATTGCATCCGTAAAATTACAACAGCAAAGGCTGTGTACAGGCTTGCAGGTGTAGCCGGAACAAGTTACGATGTAGACGCCGACAATGGCGTAGCCACTTTCGGCCAGCCTTACGGTGTAACGGTAGCTAACGATGGCTGTATTTATGTAACCGATATTGGCTACCATCAAATACGCCGTATAAGCAACTCCGGCTCATATGTAAACACGGTTGCAGGAACAGGTGGCTACAATGGCACTACTGACGGGAGGTTCAATACCAAATTTGACACCCCTACTTCTATAGCTATCGATAACTCAGGTAATTTTTACGTGGCCGATGCATTTAATCATACCATACGCAAATTAACTCCTGAAACACGTGTTATTCAGTTTACGGAGGGATGGACACCCATGGATACCAGTACCTATGCGGGTGTTAAATGGTATAGATACCGGGGAAACAGGTTTTATCTGCCAAGCGCTGCAACCAACAAATCGCAAAACATTAACGTGATAGATATTGATTTGAGCGTAAATCACCTGGATTTCAAGCATATTGATGTACAGGCTAACCATACCACGGTATCCAATATTATAGGCAGCCCAACCAACGTGATAGCTGCAATGAGTGGTACATTCGCTACAGGTAGTAACGGAAAATTCTGTGCCTATTTGCGCAATAGCGGCACCAGTTATTGGTTGGCTGATTCATGGACGCAGGGGGCAAACGCCGGTGACCATACACGTTACTGGCATTATCATGATGCTATGTTTTATGTTGATGCTTCTGGCAACCCCGGCATGGAACAAAGCGATATGAACCAGGATCCGTTTAGCCCGACACTTAGGCCATATATGATGTCTGGGGCACCTTTATTAATCAGAAATAGTGTACCAATTGAAAATAATACGCTACTCAAAACTGATTGGGGGGTTACCAGCCCCACCACACCTCAGAATTTACGTGATATTATAGCTGCACGTAGTATTGTTGCTTTACCAATAATTAACAATCATATACTGTTGATATGCATTGATGGGATAGAAATACCTTATGGTGGCACGGCAACAGATGATTGTTACGCGTTAGGTTCAGTTACCGCACCTGCAAGGTACGGCATGACTACAGCCGATGCGACAGAATTTGTGCAGCGGTTTTTTCATCCAACGTGGGCGATCAATATGGATGGCGGCGGTTCATCAAGCATGTACATGATGGGAGTAACATCCGCTAAAGAGGGTAACAATGGTGGTGTTTCCGGCGGTATTTCTGTAATTGACTATCCCGACTGGGACGGAAGCTGTAGCGCTATACCCGGTACCCCACACGATCAATATTATCAGCAACGAATTACTATGCAGGACGCTATTTGCGTGATAGCCGGTCACTAA